Proteins co-encoded in one Brassica oleracea var. oleracea cultivar TO1000 chromosome C4, BOL, whole genome shotgun sequence genomic window:
- the LOC106340506 gene encoding transcription factor bHLH19, translated as MDADFFLTDFSLENIDFDFNIYEEMNVSPVEASMHTQRGQFSSSFDHQMNLDQLTEKPKPAVKEMMINDKPRVISFDFSSNVSSSLAEEDILMDRLVRCGSKRKACSSSTRSPTLAKEHVIAERKRREKLSEKFIALSALLPGLKKADKITVLDDAISRVKQLQEQIRKLNEEKEARREMESMILVKKSKVLFDEEPYLSSSSSSSSHAKFDQLLPEIEAKVVQKEVLIRIHCEKRKGCMINILNTIENLHLRIENSIVLPFGDSTLDITVLAQMGKDFSVCAVKDLVRNLRLSMV; from the exons ATGGATGCAGACTTCTTCTTAACCGACTTCTCACTCGAAAACATCGATTTCGACTTTAATATTTACGAAGAGATGAATGTATCACCTGTTGAAGCGAGCATGCATACACAAAGAGGTCAGTTTTCATCAAGTTTCGATCATCAAATGAACCTTGATCAGCTCACAGAGAAGCCGAAGCCTGCGGTGAAGGAGATGATGATCAACGACAAGCCACGAGTGATTTCTTTCGATTTCTCTAGTAATGTTTCTTCTTCTCTAGCTGAGGAAGATATTCTCATGGATCGATTGGTTAGATGTGGAAGCAAAAGAAAAGCATGTTCTTCTTCCACAAGATCTCCGACTCTCGCCAAAGAACATGTTATAGCCGAGAGAAAGCGTCGTGAGAAGCTTTCCGAAAAATTCATTGCCCTCTCAGCACTTCTTCCTGGTCTTAAGAAG GCGGACAAGATTACGGTTCTTGATGACGCGATTTCACGTGTGAAACAACTCCAAGAACAAATAAGAAAGCTCAATGAAGAGAAAGAAGCAAGAAGAGAAATGGAATCCATGATTCTTGTGAAGAAATCTAAAGTGCTTTTCGATGAGGAACCATACCTATCATCATCTTCTTCCTCTTCATCTCATGCTAAATTTGATCAACTGTTGCCTGAAATTGAGGCTAAAGTAGTCCAAAAAGAAGTTCTAATCCGAATCCACTGCGAGAAGAGAAAAGGGTGCATGATTAACATACTAAACACGATTGAGAATCTTCATTTGCGCATAGAAAATAGTATTGTATTACCATTTGGAGACTCTACCCTTGACATTACAGTCCTTGCCCAG ATGGGGAAAGATTTTTCAGTGTGTGCAGTTAAGGATCTTGTAAGGAACTTGAGACTCTCAATGGTTTAG